ACGCAGGCCGATGGGTTGATGGTCTTCTGCGCGGGCATGTAGGTGCAGCGCCCGGCGGCGTTGAAGACGAGCCCGTGATAGCCGCAGACCACTTCGTCGCCCCTGAGATGCCCCATGGACAGCGGGAGCAACCGGTGCCAGCAGGCATCCTCCAGGACGGCGACCTGGCCGTCCGACCGGCGGTAGAGCACCATGTCCTTGTTGCAGACGGTCCTGGCCGCGAGCTCGTGCTTGACCTCATGGCTCCAGGCCGCGGCATACCATGCATTCAGCGGGAAGCGTTGAGCGTCGGTCATTGGTTTTCTCCCTGAGAAACGGGCGTTCGGCGAGCGGGGTCACGGAAGCGCCGCCTTCGCGGCGGCGCTTCCGTCCGGTGGTCGATCGGTTGGACTCGATCAGTTGGACTTGGCGGCCTTGACCGGGTCCTTGACGTTCGGAATGGTGGCGAACTCGACGTTGTAGAGCTCGCCGTTCACCCGCTCGACCTTGCGTACATAGACGTTCTGGACGATGTCGCGGGTCTGCGGATCGATCGCGACCGGGCCCCGCGGGCTCGTCCAGCTCAGGCCTTTCATGGCGGTGATCAGCGCTTCGCCGCCGGCCCCGCCGGTCTTCTTCAGGCCCTCGTAGATCAGGTGCATGCCGTCATAGCCGCCCACCGCCATGAAGTTCGGCCGCATGCCGTTGTTGGCCTTCTTGAAGGCCTCCACGAAAGCCTTGTTCTCCGGGCTGTCATGCGCCGTCGAATAATGATGCGACGTCACCGCGCCCGCAGCCACGTCCCCGATGCTGTTGAGCAGATCGTCGTCCGTGACGCTGCCTTCCGCCAGGAACCGGATGCCGCTCTTGTCGAGGCCGCGCTCGACATATTGCTTCATGAACTGCGCGCCGACGCCGGAGGGCACGAAAGCCAGGAGCGCATCGGGCTTGGCGTCGGCGACCTTCTGCAGGAACGGCGAGAAGTCGGGGTTCGCCAGCGGCACGCGCAGGTTCTCCACCTGACCGCCCGCTTTCGTGAAGGTCTCGGTGAACGCCTTTTCGACGTCGATCCCCGGACCGTAATCGGACACGATGGTGACGACCTTCCTGATGCCTTCCTTCGCGGCCCAGTCCGCGAGTGGAACGGTCACCTGCGCGGCCGTGAAGCTGGTGCGGACGACATAGGGCGACTGCTCGGGGATGATCGAGGTCGCTGCAGCCATCACCACTTCCGGCACCTTGCCCTGGGTCGCGAGCGGCGCGGCCGCGAGCGCCAGCGGGGTGAGGCCGAAACCGGCCATGACGGCGATCCTGTCGTTGACGATCAATTCCTGCGCGAGCCGCTTGGTCACGTCGGCCACGCCCGTGTCGTCCTTGACGATGAGCTGGACCTTCTTGCCCGCGACCGTGTCGCCGTTCTGCTGCATGTAGAGTTTCACGGCGGCTTCGATCTGCCGGCCGGTCGACGCGAAGGGGCCCGTCAGCGGCAGGATCAGGCCGATCTTCACCACCTCCTGGGCCTGAGCCGGCGCGGGGGCCAGCGTGGGAGCGAGCGAAAGCGCCAGCGCTGCCGCGCCCGCCTTGAGAATGATCCGTCTCTTCATGTGTTTCCTCCTGGTGATTGTCGGACCCGGGCTCTTGGGCGGCCCGGTTTCCTGTTCCCGATCCCTATCGTGGCGTGAAATCTCGCGTCATGGGATCGATCCGATGGGCCTGAAAGCGTGATGCCAGGGCCGTGATCTCGATGGATTCGACGAGTCCGGCGCGGGCGAACGGATCGTTCTCGGCGAAAGCCTGCGCCGCCTCGCGCGAGGGCGCTTCCAGGATGCCGAAATTCCCGAGCGGGGTCTCGGCATCGTCCTGGGTCAAGGCGCTCCCGGTCAGCACCTTGGCGAGCCCTCCCCCGCCCGTCGCCACGTGCTGGCGATGGGCCTCGCGGTGCTGCTCGCGCAGTTCGGTCATGCCGGGCTTGTGGCGGCAGATCATGAGCCAGTACATGACGTCACGCCGCTTCGGCCGAAGCGGCCGTCGCCCTGTTTTCCGTCGCCCTGTTTTCCATGACGATCATTCCGGCTCCCGTCATGGAGGCGGGCACGAAATAATGCTTGTGGCGGACCACCACGTCCCGGTCCATCGCGCCGCGCATGACAAGCCACATCATCAGTTCTGCGCCCTCGCTGCCGAACATCTCGACATATTGCTCGCGCGACATGGCCGCGAGCCTGTCGGGATCGGTGGCGATGTCGTTCAGGAAGGCCTGATCGGCCTGCGGATTGACGAACCCGGCCCGCGCGCCCTGGAGCTGGTGGGACAGACCGCCCGTGCCGAGAACGACGAAGCGCTCGTCGGTCGGGTAGCTCTCGATGGCCTTGCGCAGGACGCGGCCCATCTCGTAGCAGCGGCTCGGGAGCGGAATGGGGTACTGGATCACGTTGACGAAGATCGGCACCACGCGCACCGGCCACTCCGCCGGTCGCCCCCAGAACAGCTCCATCGGCACCTGGATGCCGTGATCGACCTCGATCTCCTGGCAGATCATCGGGTCGAAGCGGTTCTCGACCAGGGTGTCGATGAAGTGCCAGGAGAAATCGACCGCGCCCTTGAAGGGCGGGATGGCGCGAGGACCCCATCCCTCGTCGACGGGACGGTACTCCTCGGCGCATCCGACCGCGAAGGTCGGCACCTTGTCGAGGAAGAAGGAATTGCCGTGATCGTTGAAGATCACGACGGCCACGTCGGGCCGCTGGTTTTTCACCCATTCCTGTCCCGGACCATAGCCGTCGAAGAACGGCTTCCAGTCGGGCGTATCCCGCAGGCCCTTGTCGAGCGCCGCGCCAATCGAGGGAACGTGCGACGTCCCCAGACCGCCGATGAGCTTTGCCATGGCTATTTCTTTCCCAAACGGTTGCGCAGGAAGTCGTCGTGCTCCATCCCGGCCTGATGAGCGCCGATCTCGGTGATGCGGACCGGATCGACGGCGGAGATCTTCAGGATGAAGAAGAGGTTGCCGCCGAGCCGAACCATCTCGCGCCAGTTGCGGGTCATGACGGCCTCCTTCTCCACGGGCGTCAGACCGAAACGGTCGAGATAGGCGCCCTCGTCCTGGCGGAAGGCCTCCCGGTTCTCGGGCCGGCTCAGGCCCATCGCCATCTTGTTGATCCGGTACCCGCCCAGAGACCGCTTGCGGTCGAACAGCGGAGTCTCCGGAATGCGATCTTCGTCGGCTTCGTCCGCCATGGCTTTCACCGTCCTTGCTGCGGGGCGTCCTTGCTGCGGGGCGTCCTTGCTGAGTGCATCCTTGCTGAGTGCGTCTTGCGCACCCGCCGTCCCGTTCTCGAATCCGAGCCAGCGCAGGAGCGCGCCGGATACCTGCTCGGGCTGCTCGACCAGGCTCATGTGACCGCTGTCCTCGATGACGACGAGTTCGGCATTCGGGATCACGGCGGCCATATCCTCGTGCTGCGCGAGCGGACTCCAGCGATCCTGGCGCCCCACCATGACCAGGGTCGGACAGGCGATCGCGGCCAGATGGGTCCGCGCATCCGGGCGGTTCAGAAGCGCCCGGATCTGACGCTGATGCTGCTCGGGCGTGGCGCGCATGACCATGGCCTTCAAAGGCTCCATCAGGGCCCGGTCGCCGACGCGCGCCTCGTGGACCATCGGCGGGAGCCAGCGCTCGGCCAACGCCTCCATTCCCTCCGCGAAAGCAAGGTCGACGAGGACCTGCCGGTTCACCTCCTCGCCCTCGCGCCGCGGGTGGATGCCCGTGTCGATCAGGCCGAGGCGCTCGATCCGCTCGGGCGCGAGACGCGCCATGTCCATGACGACCCGCGCGCCCATGGAATGGCCGATCACGGTGACGGGTCCCTCCGTCAGCGCAAGCGCCGAGCGGGCCATGCCTTCGATGGAATCGTGCTGCGAGACATCGGCCACGAACACATCCGCATAAGGCTCGAGCGCCAGGACCTGCGCGCTCCACATCGAGGCGTCGCAGAGAAGGCCGGGCAGCAGAATGATCTTGGGTCTCTCGCTCATGGTGTGCCGTGGTCGCCTTCCGTTGTCGGGCCGCTCCAGCATCGGGTGTGAAATCGACCCCATCCGATGCTGCAAGCCTCTGTTGTTGAGCATCTTGTCACGCAAAACCGGTGCCCACTTCCCCCGTTCGATGCTCTAATAATTGGGAACGAGTTTCGCGATCGCCGTCTGCGAGGCCTGCGCGCCCTCGGAGCCGGCAGGGTCGCCGAGCCTGGAGCCGGCGGACAGACGCCACTCGGGCAGATTCATGCTCTGCTTTTGCGGGTTGGCGTGCTCCTTCAGGAGGAAATCGACGCGCCAGCCGTCTCTCTGCTCGATGGCGTTGACGATGGCGTGGTGCTGGCGATGGGCATAGAACAGCACCTCGAACATTCGGCCCAGTTCGGCCTTGTCGAACGCGATCGCCGACGGAGATGTAAACGGCACCAACTGGCAGCGGGCGGCGAGATCCGACACGATGGCTTTCTCCGCCCCTTCGAGGATGAGCGCGTGAAAGGTCCCGTTCATCCGGCCGTATTGAAGCTCGTCGTCTTCCGTCAGGCGGCGCTTTTCGAAGATCGCGTCACCTTCGTCGAGGCACGCCCGGAACGCCCTGAGCAGAGCCCGCGTGGGGCCTCTCTCTGCGATCGCCCGAGCGGCGAACCCCTCGAGAGCGGCCCGGACCTCGATCGCATCGAGGATCTCCTGCGCCGTGAAGCCCCGGACGACATAGCCGCGCGCTCCTCCCGCGACCAGCAGCCCCTCCTGAGCCAGGGCCGGAAGAGCCTGCCGGACGGGCGTGCGCGAGATCCCGAGGCGCTCCGCGATCACGGCTTCGGGCACGCGCTCGCCGGGCTTCAATTCGCCCTGAAGGATCATCTCGCGGATCCTGAGCATCACGAGGGTTTGCTGCTTCATGGCGGGCGATCCCGTGTGGCGACCCTCGTCGCGGCCTCGGCGGCCCGATGGCAATCGATGAGACATTCCGAACTCCCCGACTGAAGGCCCGCGCCGTGCATGGTGACGGCGGCGGCCGAGACCGAGGATCTTCCTCCTCGTTCAGAAAAGGATCCTAACATCGGCTTTTGGGATCCCAAAGCCAGCAACGAGGCTACTTTAGTCGCAGTTTTTTCAAGAAATTCAGAGCTCGCGCACAGAGTCATCGCGGCATGTTTGTAATTTGGGATCCCAATGGGAGCCAGAGCATCGCTGACTGCGAAAAACCGGGGCCACCTTTTCCCGCGACGTGCTGGGGAACGAGAGTCGTTTTCGGTGAAGTGGATTCGGTTCACCGTCTTGCGAAACCGTTCAAGGACTGGTCCCGGCCCTACCGGCTGAAGAGCAGCCTTCCGCCCATGCCGATCAGGACCACGCCCATCGTGGCTTCGATTCCGGTTTTCGCTTTCGCGAAGATGCGCCGGGCGGCGCCGTGGGAGAACAGGAGCG
This window of the Microvirga sp. TS319 genome carries:
- a CDS encoding class III extradiol dioxygenase family protein, whose product is MAKLIGGLGTSHVPSIGAALDKGLRDTPDWKPFFDGYGPGQEWVKNQRPDVAVVIFNDHGNSFFLDKVPTFAVGCAEEYRPVDEGWGPRAIPPFKGAVDFSWHFIDTLVENRFDPMICQEIEVDHGIQVPMELFWGRPAEWPVRVVPIFVNVIQYPIPLPSRCYEMGRVLRKAIESYPTDERFVVLGTGGLSHQLQGARAGFVNPQADQAFLNDIATDPDRLAAMSREQYVEMFGSEGAELMMWLVMRGAMDRDVVVRHKHYFVPASMTGAGMIVMENRATENRATAASAEAA
- a CDS encoding alpha/beta fold hydrolase; the protein is MSERPKIILLPGLLCDASMWSAQVLALEPYADVFVADVSQHDSIEGMARSALALTEGPVTVIGHSMGARVVMDMARLAPERIERLGLIDTGIHPRREGEEVNRQVLVDLAFAEGMEALAERWLPPMVHEARVGDRALMEPLKAMVMRATPEQHQRQIRALLNRPDARTHLAAIACPTLVMVGRQDRWSPLAQHEDMAAVIPNAELVVIEDSGHMSLVEQPEQVSGALLRWLGFENGTAGAQDALSKDALSKDAPQQGRPAARTVKAMADEADEDRIPETPLFDRKRSLGGYRINKMAMGLSRPENREAFRQDEGAYLDRFGLTPVEKEAVMTRNWREMVRLGGNLFFILKISAVDPVRITEIGAHQAGMEHDDFLRNRLGKK
- a CDS encoding GntR family transcriptional regulator; the protein is MKQQTLVMLRIREMILQGELKPGERVPEAVIAERLGISRTPVRQALPALAQEGLLVAGGARGYVVRGFTAQEILDAIEVRAALEGFAARAIAERGPTRALLRAFRACLDEGDAIFEKRRLTEDDELQYGRMNGTFHALILEGAEKAIVSDLAARCQLVPFTSPSAIAFDKAELGRMFEVLFYAHRQHHAIVNAIEQRDGWRVDFLLKEHANPQKQSMNLPEWRLSAGSRLGDPAGSEGAQASQTAIAKLVPNY
- a CDS encoding ABC transporter substrate-binding protein; translation: MKRRIILKAGAAALALSLAPTLAPAPAQAQEVVKIGLILPLTGPFASTGRQIEAAVKLYMQQNGDTVAGKKVQLIVKDDTGVADVTKRLAQELIVNDRIAVMAGFGLTPLALAAAPLATQGKVPEVVMAAATSIIPEQSPYVVRTSFTAAQVTVPLADWAAKEGIRKVVTIVSDYGPGIDVEKAFTETFTKAGGQVENLRVPLANPDFSPFLQKVADAKPDALLAFVPSGVGAQFMKQYVERGLDKSGIRFLAEGSVTDDDLLNSIGDVAAGAVTSHHYSTAHDSPENKAFVEAFKKANNGMRPNFMAVGGYDGMHLIYEGLKKTGGAGGEALITAMKGLSWTSPRGPVAIDPQTRDIVQNVYVRKVERVNGELYNVEFATIPNVKDPVKAAKSN
- a CDS encoding YciI family protein, whose amino-acid sequence is MYWLMICRHKPGMTELREQHREAHRQHVATGGGGLAKVLTGSALTQDDAETPLGNFGILEAPSREAAQAFAENDPFARAGLVESIEITALASRFQAHRIDPMTRDFTPR